The Megalobrama amblycephala isolate DHTTF-2021 linkage group LG8, ASM1881202v1, whole genome shotgun sequence region ctgtatttttatttccaaGACAtgtagtgtgtttttttttaatgccagcCATGCAACTTAATGTAAGTGATTTCAGGTTTTGATGTTGTTTTACTTGAGAGAAATCCAGGAAATCTTCATGTTTTAGTGATTGAGACACTATTGGTGCAATTAGACTCAAGTTTCTCTGTGTTAGTGAAGTGTGTTTCTTTATATTATTATGCCTGTGTATAGAAGAAAAGCATATAAGTAGTAAATCATTCTTGTTAGTATTGTGAATCAAAGGTGCTATTTCACACTGACTGAAGGCAGAATTATTTGTCATGTTCTGTATATGTTcattgacatttttgtcaataatactttattttttttttgtgcacataATACTTGTAAAGAGCgtatactgtaataaaatttcaatatataataataatatttgattGTTTCTTGTGTTATGAATTGAACAAATTCTAAAAATGATGACACTTCAATATTCACGCGATATTTGACCTAATATCGATATTGCACTTCCTTCTCGTGAGCGCGCGTTCATGGTTCAGTCATATGTGAGCGCGCCGCGTCACTCAGACATCTTACAGATGGAGTTTCTCATCGGCAGCGTGTTTTCGTCTCCTGTTCGGACAGCGGATCCGTAAGTGTTTTACAGTAACAATAGTTCGTGTGTGCTGGAGTCGCttaataataactttttaagTCGCGCGCGTGACGGAGTGATCAGACGCGTCTCACGCGCAGAGAACCGAGTGATGCGGGAAAACTAGTAAGATATCAAAACAGAGAAGTGAAGTGATTCTGTGCGTTAATCAGAAATGTGATGAAGTCAGGCTGGTGTTTAATGAAGGTCAGGTGGGACTGTAGTTTCAGGTGTAATGCTGATGCCATGTTTATAAAACGGCCAAAGTTCATTGTGCTGCGGAACTGTGTCAGAAAGCTTCGTTACTTTTTAACAAATAATGACACTTCCTCTTTTCACTTTCTCACTGtgtttattttctctttttcacatTAATGTAACAAACACACCTCCAAAGAATGCGGTTGAAAGCAGCTGACAGTCacatgaaagagagagagggggagtgtgtgtgtgtgtgtgtgtgagagaaagagaggtcTCAGCTGGGTGAAGCTCATGTTTGTTTTAATCACGTGGTTTGGATCAACTGTATGAGGCAGAGAAATAGAGTATACAAACTGAAATTCATCAATAagattttttgcattgtgactaTTTTCATAAGGTGAGAAAAATCAAAGTTAGTAGTAAAACCTCATCCCCACTCTCTAAATGTACTGTTTATGTAGGCCTACTTTATTGATTTCCTTATTTTGCAGTATACAGAAAattgtttttgtaaagaaatgtattttatatgaggtaacaaaacacacacaaacagtaccggtcaaaagtctggaaacattaaagggttagttcacccaaaaataaaaattctgtcattaattgctcaccctcatgtcgttccacacctgtaagaccttcgttaatcttcagaacacaactgaagatatttttgatgaaatccaatggctcagtgaggcctgcatagccagcaatgacatttcctctctcaagatccattaatgtactaaaaacatatttaaatcagttcatgtgagtacagtggttcaatattaatattataaagtgacgagaatatttttggtgcgccacaaaaaacctaaataacgacaatttcaaaacactgcttcaggaagcttcggagcgttatgaatcttttgtgtcgaatcagcggttcggagcgccaaagtcacgtgatttcagcagtttgacgcacgatccaaatcatgattcgacacaaaagattcataacgctctgaagcttcatgaaccagtgttttgaaattggccatcactatataagtcgttatttaggtttttttggcTAGTAAAactagtaatattgtgaaatattacatttaaaataattattttctatgtgaatatactgtgtgttaaaatgtaatttattccaaagctgaatttactccagtcttcagaaatcattctaagataatttcttattattatcaatgttgaaaacagattttgctgattattattattattattattattattattattattattttgccgtttttttttttttttttttttttttttttttttgcagtcttgcatttttttttttttttttttttttttatgaaacactgccattcaaaagtttgggttaagtaagataaaaaaaaaaagaaagtaatacTTTAACTCAGCAAAGGcacattaaataaatgctgaaataaatgcattaaataaatagcTGAAAATAAATGCTGACTTTAtagtcatcaaagaatcctgaaaaatatcagtttccacaaaaatgtgaagcagaaatgtttcttgagcagcaaatcagcatattagaatgatttctgaaggatcatgtgacactgaagactggagtaatgatgctgaaaattcagctttgatcacattttacagtatattcacatagaaagtagttattttaaatggtaataatatttcatactatttctgtttttcactttatttttgatcaaataaatgcaacctcgGTTGAGCAGaatagacttctttcaaaacattaaacaacatCGTAATAATTTCAAACATTCGACCACCAGTGCACAAAAGTAAGCTATTTTCTGTGGATGTGCAAGTAACTCAAAGActaacaaagtgcagtaaacagtAAAACTATTTTGTGCTACAAACTAGTGTTTATGATTAGgataataaattacaattacatgataacaaataccagtttgcagactgtttttgtacagctaaaGTAACTGAGACCGGAAGCCCTCATTGTTTCAAATGCCCACGCTGCAGGTGGATAAATCAGTCAGTATTAAAGGTCACATTTCTCCTGACATCATCTATCTGAAATGACTTTCTGAAAACCCCTTTGACAGCAAGAGTTTCACTCCTTAATAGGTCAATAAAAATGGCATGACATTTTGTAATTCTGTAATGTGTTTGATAATTTATGCATGGtggtttttatttaactcaCTTTGCATTTGTCATTGGTTGCATTTCATATGAATTAAACCTTTTCTTCATGGAGTTTATCGGTTGTTTGTGTGCCAGAGAAAGCCACCAGTTCTGCCCTGCAGTCGGAGGACTGGAGCCTCAACCTGGAGATCTGTGACATCATCAACGAGACCGATGACGGGTGCGACTCCATCACCTCCAGTTATCACAGTAACGTCTGCCTCTCTCTGTCCTCTGAaagtttgtgttgtttttcagACCCAAAGATGCAGCGAAAGCTTTAAAGAAGAGGATTGTGGGTAATAAGAACTTCAGGGAGGTGATGCTGGCTCTGACTGTGAGTGTCCGTTACATCACTTCCTCTACAGGACCAGATGTGTGTGTCTCCTCCATCATAAGATGGATTCTGTGTTTCAGGTTCTTGAGACGTGTGTGAAGAACTGCGGCCAGCGTTTCCATGTGCACGTCTGCTCTAGAGAGTTTGTGGAGGGCGTCCTGGTCAGAGCGATACTGCCCAAAAACAACCCACCCATGATCCTTCACGACCGAGTCCTGAGCCTCATCCAGGTGAGTCTCACTGCAGGTGTTGTTAATGCAGTGGCTCCGCTGAGCATTAACGCTCTTCTGTGTTGCAGGCGTGGGCCGATGCCTTCCGGAACATTCCAGCTCTGTCTGGAGTGGTGAGCGTATATGAGGATTTGAGGCGGAGAGGCCTGGAGTTTCCAATGACGGATCTAGACGCCCTCTCTCCCATCCACACACCCAACCGGGTAAATCTCACATCCACAGTCGTCCAGTGTTAGTTAGTGACTACGAACTATatgcacggttacttcctggttgtggttaagccagctcgggcatttccggtgaactgttagctgttcattctgtagtcgctgtacatcgacacaaaaccatcaatggttgactttttaatgttgtatttatattttaatgcagttatcacatttacctaatttgccaataaaccagttttattgattgcaataaagacgaagctattgGGATTGTTTAAAAAAGctgtaattagacacacacttcagcacttcaaatgttatttttaatgtgaagaacacaaacattatttgttcatccttctgagattgtgcCCATTGTAAAACCaaacgtttaaaaatgtaggaaatccaacatttgatagaaaacacttatttaaaaataaaaaagacaataattaccactttaaccagcaggtggcggcaaagtagcatttatttgcgcatatatcagccatttcctctaattgtttttcactttgtttttgaccaaatattaaacattataaaataactaggtttaaaaatacattttgtcaatgtgaagtatgaaatactcacaaaatctcctgaaaaacaataacttttcttgtgaatgaatgacaccGAAAGCGATCACAGTAGCTGTTAGTCAGAGCAGCGcacaatgatttcagcacacttgtgaaaacacacattttattcaatgaatctaactaaagtgcacaataaacatttaattttttaagctttttttcacataaaagtgtgaaaactgatggttgaattgaatttagccgaggagAAACACTGAGGtacatctttatttatttattttttatgctgtcTTACGTtttaataactaaattaatgctatgcctgactatttaaaggtcccgttcttcgtgagcccatgtttcaaactttagttagtgtgtaatgttgttgttagagtataaataaaatctgtaaaattttaaagctcaaagttcaatgccaagcaagatattttatttaacagaagtcgcctacatcgaacggccagtttggactacatccctctacttccttctttaatgacgtcactaaaacagttttttgactaacctccgcccacaggaatacacaagagttgcgtttgtagagtgtgtttgtcgccatgtcgtcgaaacgctgttattttcatcccgcagtccaatcaccgggtccgattccggctcaaattgatagggtaaaattaaagacatgtttacaataacactgagcgcgtgcatctccacgttatggtaagaggcgtgacctttccgggcaagatgggctaaactgctgtcgaatcacaacacaggaaccgctggcacaatcagaactcgttacgtatttctgaaggagggacttcatagaacaaggaagtcatcagcccgtttttatgacagtggaaacagcggtatacagataagtaaattatgtgaaaaatactgtgtttttttacacgcgaaacatgaacacatgttatattgcacactataaacacaatcaaagcttcaaaaaaacacgaaaaacaggacctttaagtgactatattctgattataaactaagtattacactactgatgctcaacacaccagcaaatgactctcaccggaagttttccagctggcttatattattgctgaagttctaaagaacgctccgtGCATATAGTCAATTGTGGAGTGAAACATTGCTTTTTTATTCTTATCAGGGAATTTTACAACAATGCTTGAAATTAAAGTGCCCATATTATGCTATTTTTAAAGATACATAATTGTGTTTTGGAGTCTTTTACAACAGATTTACATTCATCcaagtcaaaaaacactttaatttgaccataatatccactgcagcatcagctcttttctcacagtgtctgaaatggtTTGATAAAGGATTCAGTGTCTCTAAGcccctcctttctgagagcctgctctgctctgattggtcagatggcccagtctgttgtgattggtccgaaACCCAAATgctcattatcatatctgaatctcagcacttgatacacagtgatacgaaactcttccagtctcagatacaactacagtgattgagggcggggcaaagagATGCTgttcagccaatgaagaccatagactggcattatgcaaattagttgatctttgaaactttgcagaccttttacattcacaaacatctttattacacactacatgaaagggaATATCccaaaaagcataataggggtaCTTTAATAAAAAGTCTAGTAGTTTTCTATAGTGAatactagggctgggacaataaatcgattaattgcgattCATGGATCGCGTCTCTGATTTTCTGAATGCATCACGATTCTCtcttgaatcgattctgagcttagtttttaacagcagatggcgctctaggctagtttttaaccgcacactcaaatgctcatgaagaagagcgCTCGTGCGTTCGGCTGAAAATgtacttgcacctcagaatgcttttgtaattcacttcaaccttttcgaactttatgaatgattaatttacagaaggttcaagtggtgtgtgtaaggaattggaagctttcggctgtttctaaagcacgcagcgccatctgctgttgaaaactaagctcagaatcaattCGAGAAAGAATCACGATGCATTTGGAAAATTTCAGAATtgatccagaatcatttctcgattcacgatagggctgcaacaaacgattattttgataatcgattaatctacCGATTATTGgaacgattaatcgactaatTATCGATTATTATACTGGTTAATCAGTATACTTTGTTCAAATGTTTCCActagcaattagttaaaatactGAGTTATACTTTAACTGTTAAAGTaactaataattaaaacaagaaaaacttcagcttttgaaagtgtattttttatgaatttgttaaaaaatactgttaaaatgactgtttttattAAGTCTAGGAATTGTAATAAATTTTTAATAAGAGTAAAAACACGCatatgtaatattgtgaaaaaattTCTGAAAAAAGCTCCTCTCTagatttcttctttttttttttctttttactaattatcgagtttatggtcactgaacgGCTTTCgtgaggtaaatgtaacattttgtgacatttgttTGCAAGCTGCTTTCTGCGGTTGAATATCTGATTAAGTGATTACATTAGAGctggattcatttcagtaagttgtactgtatctttcaacatactttttaattttcactcatgtttatttcatgctgtaatagcagaaaagaggaagagataATAGGTTCACGTGCCGCTTGAcctgaggcactacagcgatctgtcacgccacattaaagcgCGCCAAAACTACATGTATTGTTTGAATCCCGCAGTAAAATTGACAGGAATTTAAAAGTTAAGACtttgttttatatcaaaagtaacctgatctcTCTTATCTGTCGGCGCGCTGTCTTGGTTCTGCGATGCAtctttcactgcgtgagaaaATGGACGTGTGGCgaacagtgagtttgaatgagagttggtggccTGCATCACAgcattttttgtagttttatgctaaacgttatgttttatgctatgttaaagggttagttcacccaaaaatgaaaataatgtcattaattactcaccctcatgccgttccacacccgtaagaccttcattaatcttcagaaaacaaattaagatatttttgatgaaattccgatggctctgtgaggcctgagcaatgacatttcctctctcaagatccattaatgtactaaaaacatatttaaatcagttcatgtgagtacagtggttcaatattaatattataaagccacgagaatatgcgccaaaaaaacaaaataacgacttatatagtgatggccgatttcaaaacactgcttcaggaagcttcagagtgttatgaatcttttgtgtcgaatcagcggttcggagcgccaaagtcacgtgacttcagcagtttgacgcacgatccgaatcatgatacGACAagctgattcattgtgctcccaCATTTTACGGGTTTCGACTTCGTTTGCACTATGCACTCTGAAGCACCGTGTCTTCTTCTATTGGATTCGATCCAGGAGGGCTAcattacagtattgcgctacagcgccccactggtCAAACCGTgttattgcaggcccttcaaataggtCATACAGTATGAGATCAAAagactattcgacaacaaaaagattttttgaCAATTCTTTATTAATAGtcgataatgtcgactaatcgtttcagccctaATTCACGATGCAAtgatttattgtcccagccctagtgAATATATAgaagagcagcatgaacattctgctaaacatctttttttatgtttcactgaacaaataatgttggaACGACAGAATGAGCATTGCTGTGTTTCTCTTCACTCTTCATCATCTCTCACAGAGTATTCCAGAAAACGGGATGTCTTCCTCATCGGTGTCCCCACCTGCTTCTAGGACACGCACTAACTCGGCACCAGTGGCACACACTCCTCAATGTGTCCCATCGAACGGACAACTGACCCCCGTTTCACCTGAGAAGGTACAAATACACAAGCTCAGCAGGGAGTGATTcgttaaagtcggcatgaaactgaagttgcgctcgtcttttcttctctattgtgccGTATATCCAAGATAAAcacttctggaacaagaacaaatgtagggcggggcttgattttttCCGTGGGGAATtaattggatggttgtggtttgctattggtggatctcatgagagtgacaggttgccccatCTACTGTCAGAAATGGGAAATGCATCTTGTTTCACCAAAAGAAGGGAATATGAAAGCACAGGCAGGAAAAAGACAAATCACGCACTGGTGCTCGAGAGTTAAAGTTCAGGGGTTTGAGATCATTGAGTTTGGGGTGTGTGGTTTGAAGTGCTCAgcgtttgtgtgtttgttctgaCTGGTTTCCTTCCAGAAGCAGAAGCTGAGATCTGAACTGGATCTGGTCAAAGGAAATCTGACCGTCATGACTGAGATGTTGAATAACGTCAAACCTGGAGAAACTTCAGCATCGGACACAGAACTGCTGCAGGTGTGTGTCTGTTAGCGTGTGTTTTAGTAGTCGTGTAACGTGTTTTGATCATGGCTAACTTggtcactgtgtgtgtgtgtgtgtgtgtgtgtgtgtgtgtgtgtgtgtgtgtgtgtgtgtgtgtgagagcagCAGCTGTATTCGGTGTGTAAGCAGATGCAGCAGAGGGTTGTAGAGTTGATTCCTAATCTATCAGAGGACGAGATGATCGGAGAACTTCTGCTCATCAATGACGATCTCAACAATGCTTTCATCCGCTATGAGAGGTGCAGTGATGCTCCATTGAAGAGCGAGTCTAATCCAGTGTCCAGATCTACTGTAAcacttcccctctctctctctctttctctggaTGAAGGTTTGACAGGTTGAACATGCAGAAATCGAACGCAGAAGAACAGCAGGAGTCACAGGTAAACCTTCATCTGTTCTGACTTCCAAGTAAATCAGGCGTGTGTAAGTGCATTTTTCCAATAGGTATTAAAATAGTGtgtaacacttcagtatgggGAACAGTCCTCCCTtgtaactagttgcttattaacttgcatattggctgtttattagtacctATAAAGCATGGTATCCCGTTTATCTCTGTCAGACATTGAAGCTCTGTAGTGAACGTGATTGTGTCATCAAGTTTTAATCAGCATTGATTTGAAGAAACCTGTGCTGTTTTATCCTCTGAGCCCAACAGGAATGATTGTTGATGCTTAGTCCCACCCCTGTGCCCAGATTAGTTGAAACTA contains the following coding sequences:
- the LOC125274448 gene encoding LOW QUALITY PROTEIN: target of Myb protein 1-like (The sequence of the model RefSeq protein was modified relative to this genomic sequence to represent the inferred CDS: deleted 1 base in 1 codon), with the protein product MVQSYVSAPRHSDILQMEFLIGSVFSSPVGQRIQKATSSALQSEDWSLNLEICDIINETDDGPKDAAKALKKRIVGNKNFREVMLALTVLETCVKNCGQRFHVHVCSREFVEGVLVRAILPKNNPPMILHDRVLSLIQAWADAFRNIPALSGVVSVYEDLRRRGLEFPMTDLDALSPIHTPNRSIPENGMSSSSVSPPASRTRTNSAPVAHTPQCVPSNGQLTPVSPEKKQKLRSELDLVKGNLTVMTEMLNNVKPGETSASDTELLQQLYSVCKQMQQRVVELIPNLSEDEMIGELLLINDDLNNAFIRYERFDRLNMQKSNAEEQQESQTENGNLIDLSPESPLTNQNTLPAVNQHEPHPPSDLTHSSAPEDEEFDMFAQTRSSSLAEQRKSVRYEDPGAVEGLAEALDTRLQVTAGGGESDWVRQSQWIYSEGLAPAPRSSAMDDIEKWLSAEMPDIDDSEGVTSEEFDKFLAGRAKAADHLPSMNNSSSASVSLPSPRQPTQEQNHEQIFML